The following proteins are encoded in a genomic region of Aquifex aeolicus VF5:
- a CDS encoding primosomal protein N', protein MLVKVAISSGRTYLLECEDCPKNPIGYRVLFKGKSGKGSTGIIVGLSEGKAQGRVSSLPDKLPLVNTKALEIAKDLGNYYLDIPWKILWSFIPASFDWYEENFVLLAPRNLKNLDKNSLQVVEYIKKRRKVPYETLLERFDYRLIHLLKDHGIILKKTEWVIPRVEEEVYSLNIPLEEALKRVRSKEKKELIEFINEREKVTKEELLEQGFKSSHINDLLKRGILKREILYPKALSEIPLKQAPPLVKRKKGNEYLSTSFKRALDFLINLVAQNLGGGKNTLVLFPSKEELYRVSDELRNYFGEKVVEISARIKPKELYENWFRAHESGFVFLGSFKSVFLPFSELESVVLFNEQENTKFPANGVDLRRIAYLLSQKYASELIFTSPYPRLESFLLIKKGIFKHRKEDFKANIYIHERKGEVITEETYKFINDRVEERTLFVVVKQGYSYAYCPRCESLAECPECGSLLTFSKEKGEIFCPRVKKHYGSKAFECPSCGGELQEMGFGLERAREVIKDFFSERENFSFTTNPKWFEEYENVVILNADTLLSVPNYRSRERFLNLVLKSLRVAKNSLVIQSALISEEDKSLILNKNFEELFERELKRRKEEFLPPFSRLVVVESEQEIDEFLKEKVSENFFKVYEEFREVYRYMLKFKLGRLPEELKELKGMKNVRIIFD, encoded by the coding sequence GTGCTCGTTAAGGTTGCCATATCCAGCGGGAGAACCTACTTATTGGAGTGTGAAGATTGCCCTAAAAACCCAATCGGGTACAGGGTTCTGTTTAAGGGAAAGAGCGGAAAGGGGAGTACGGGAATAATCGTAGGACTTTCGGAAGGCAAAGCCCAAGGGAGGGTTTCCTCCCTTCCCGATAAACTTCCCCTTGTAAACACAAAAGCTTTAGAAATTGCAAAAGACCTCGGGAATTATTACCTGGATATACCTTGGAAGATACTCTGGAGCTTTATACCCGCAAGCTTTGACTGGTACGAGGAAAATTTCGTCCTTTTAGCACCGAGGAATTTAAAAAATCTGGATAAAAATTCCCTACAGGTTGTTGAGTATATAAAAAAGAGGAGAAAAGTACCTTACGAAACACTTCTGGAGAGGTTTGATTATCGGTTAATTCACCTGCTCAAGGACCACGGGATAATTCTAAAGAAAACGGAATGGGTGATACCAAGGGTTGAAGAGGAAGTTTACTCCTTAAACATTCCGCTAGAAGAAGCACTAAAGAGGGTTCGTTCAAAAGAAAAGAAGGAATTAATAGAGTTTATAAACGAAAGAGAAAAAGTTACAAAAGAGGAACTCCTGGAACAGGGTTTTAAGTCTTCCCACATAAACGACCTTTTAAAGAGAGGAATATTAAAAAGGGAAATCCTTTACCCCAAAGCACTTTCCGAAATTCCGCTTAAACAGGCGCCCCCTCTGGTTAAAAGGAAAAAGGGAAACGAGTATCTTTCTACGAGTTTTAAAAGAGCTCTTGATTTTTTAATAAACTTGGTTGCCCAGAACTTAGGGGGAGGGAAGAATACCTTAGTTCTGTTTCCAAGCAAGGAGGAACTCTACAGGGTTTCTGATGAGCTCAGGAATTACTTCGGGGAAAAGGTTGTGGAGATATCCGCAAGGATAAAACCAAAGGAACTTTACGAGAACTGGTTCAGGGCTCACGAAAGTGGATTTGTATTTTTGGGAAGCTTTAAGTCCGTCTTTTTACCCTTTTCCGAACTCGAAAGCGTGGTACTTTTTAACGAACAGGAGAACACAAAGTTTCCGGCAAACGGCGTTGACCTGAGGAGGATCGCATACCTCCTCTCCCAGAAGTACGCATCTGAATTAATCTTTACCTCTCCCTATCCCAGACTAGAAAGCTTCCTTCTGATAAAGAAGGGAATTTTTAAACACAGAAAAGAGGATTTTAAGGCAAATATCTATATCCACGAGAGAAAGGGCGAGGTAATAACGGAGGAGACATACAAATTTATTAACGATAGAGTAGAGGAAAGAACTTTATTCGTCGTGGTAAAGCAGGGCTACTCTTACGCCTACTGTCCGAGGTGCGAATCCCTCGCAGAGTGTCCCGAATGCGGTTCTCTTTTAACTTTCAGTAAGGAAAAAGGGGAAATCTTTTGTCCGAGGGTAAAGAAACACTACGGGAGTAAAGCCTTTGAATGTCCTTCATGCGGTGGAGAGCTCCAAGAAATGGGATTTGGACTGGAAAGGGCGAGGGAAGTCATAAAAGACTTTTTCAGTGAGAGGGAAAACTTTTCTTTTACAACTAATCCGAAGTGGTTCGAGGAGTATGAAAACGTGGTTATCCTGAACGCGGACACCCTCCTTTCGGTCCCCAATTACAGGTCAAGGGAAAGGTTCTTAAACCTTGTTTTGAAAAGTCTGAGAGTAGCCAAAAATAGCCTCGTTATCCAGAGTGCACTGATTTCCGAGGAGGACAAAAGCCTTATACTGAACAAAAACTTTGAAGAGCTTTTTGAAAGAGAACTGAAAAGGAGGAAAGAGGAGTTCCTTCCACCTTTCTCGAGGCTCGTGGTTGTGGAAAGTGAGCAGGAAATTGACGAGTTCTTAAAGGAAAAGGTTTCGGAGAACTTCTTTAAGGTTTACGAAGAGTTTAGAGAAGTTTACCGTTATATGTTAAAGTTTAAACTGGGAAGGCTTCCGGAGGAGTTAAAAGAACTGAAGGGTATGAAAAATGTGAGAATTATTTTTGATTAG
- a CDS encoding pyridoxamine 5'-phosphate oxidase family protein, which produces MLPRDLIDLMRDLNVFPVVVSTVDGEGNPHLAFITWVYPTDERTIRIAVSSNAKTAQNIRQNSKVAIQIFAPDKALSCYGVGKEIKEKIEDVPFPVSVFEVQIDEVENSLFPGATITGIIPFAHTGNVLKMTELDSKVLKALKE; this is translated from the coding sequence ATGTTACCGAGAGATTTAATAGATTTGATGAGGGATTTAAACGTTTTTCCCGTTGTTGTGTCGACCGTTGACGGTGAAGGAAATCCCCACCTCGCCTTCATAACCTGGGTTTATCCTACAGACGAGAGAACCATAAGGATAGCCGTGAGCTCAAACGCAAAGACTGCACAGAACATAAGACAGAACTCAAAAGTAGCGATACAGATATTCGCTCCCGACAAAGCACTCAGTTGTTACGGGGTCGGAAAGGAAATCAAGGAAAAGATAGAAGACGTCCCTTTCCCCGTGTCCGTTTTTGAGGTTCAAATAGACGAAGTGGAAAACTCCCTCTTTCCAGGAGCCACGATAACCGGGATTATCCCCTTTGCACACACGGGGAACGTTCTAAAAATGACGGAACTCGACTCAAAAGTCTTAAAAGCCCTAAAGGAATAG
- a CDS encoding inositol-3-phosphate synthase, whose protein sequence is MRVAIAGVGNCASSFIQGIYYYKKKGTVDVSGLMHEDIGGYKPWDIEIVAAWDIDARKVGKDVSEAIFAPPNCTAVFEPDVPHMGVKVRMGKVLDGFAPHMKEYPPERTFVLADEKEDELEDVVAVLKETQADVLINYVPVGAEQAARFYAEACLRAGVSFINAMPTFIVSDPEWAKKFEEAGIPVVGDDIKSQVGATIVHRVLTQLFVDRGVKLDRTYQLNFGGNTDFLNMLARERLKTKKISKTEAVTSLLPYDLGWENVHIGPSDWVPWLNDRKIAYIRMEGRLFGDVPMYIELKLDVEDSPNSAGSMIDAVRCAKLARDRGVAGPLYSISAYTMKHPPIQYPDWQAKKMVEEFIRGERER, encoded by the coding sequence GTGAGAGTGGCTATCGCGGGAGTGGGAAACTGCGCGAGCTCCTTCATACAAGGTATTTACTACTATAAGAAGAAGGGAACTGTTGACGTCAGCGGTTTAATGCACGAAGACATAGGCGGATACAAGCCCTGGGACATTGAAATAGTCGCAGCGTGGGATATTGACGCGAGAAAAGTCGGAAAAGACGTCTCAGAGGCTATATTCGCACCGCCAAACTGTACGGCTGTGTTCGAACCGGACGTTCCCCACATGGGCGTTAAGGTAAGGATGGGTAAGGTTCTGGACGGATTTGCACCGCACATGAAAGAATACCCACCTGAAAGGACTTTCGTACTTGCGGACGAAAAGGAAGACGAACTCGAAGACGTAGTGGCAGTTTTAAAGGAAACCCAGGCTGACGTTTTAATCAACTACGTTCCCGTGGGAGCGGAACAGGCTGCAAGGTTTTACGCGGAAGCTTGTCTGAGAGCGGGAGTGTCTTTCATAAACGCGATGCCCACATTCATAGTTTCAGACCCCGAATGGGCTAAGAAATTTGAAGAAGCCGGAATACCCGTTGTGGGGGACGACATAAAGTCTCAGGTGGGAGCTACGATAGTTCACAGAGTGCTCACTCAACTCTTTGTGGACAGAGGTGTTAAATTAGACAGAACTTATCAGCTCAACTTCGGTGGGAACACGGACTTCCTGAACATGCTCGCAAGGGAAAGGCTAAAGACCAAGAAGATATCCAAAACTGAAGCGGTAACCTCACTACTCCCCTACGACCTCGGATGGGAAAACGTACACATAGGACCTTCCGACTGGGTGCCTTGGCTAAACGACAGGAAGATAGCTTACATAAGGATGGAAGGAAGACTCTTCGGAGACGTACCCATGTACATTGAACTGAAACTCGACGTTGAAGACTCTCCAAACAGCGCAGGTTCTATGATAGACGCAGTAAGGTGTGCAAAACTTGCAAGAGACAGAGGAGTTGCAGGACCTCTCTACTCCATAAGTGCATACACCATGAAGCACCCACCCATTCAGTATCCGGACTGGCAGGCTAAGAAGATGGTAGAAGAATTCATCAGGGGAGAAAGAGAAAGGTAA
- the tkt gene encoding transketolase: MPQLFKTSKKIDELVINTIRFLSVDMVERAKSGHPGMPLGASHIVYLLYDRIMKYNPKNPNWFNRDRFILSAGHGSAMLYAAFYMFGFDLTLEDLKAFRQLNSKTPGHPEYGLTPGVEVTTGNLGQGFGNAVGMAMAEKFLSHYFNREGYPVIDHYTYVLVSDGDLMEGVSYEAASLAGHFKLNKLIAIWDNNHITIDGDTKLTWTEDVLKRFEALGWEVYHLEDGYNLDLLEETILKAKESDKPTFISVRTHIGYGTPLQDTPEVHGKPMGKEIVEETKKKFGWPLEEFYVPEEALNYTRRKVEEGKALEEEWNKLYAEYREKYPDLAQTLEKALNKEWSLDWLEKVEEFKEDMPTRKASGKVLNVMADYIPTMIGGSADLSESVNTVLKKYGDFEADTPTGRNVHYGVREHAMGTILNGMAYHGGILPYGGTFLIFSEYMRPAIRTAALANLQVIFVYSHDSIGLGEDGPTHQPVEQLWSLRSIPNLWVVRPADANEVKYAWEIALKRKNGPTAIILTRQKVKTIDRSKYASPEGVRKGAYVIADTEGKPDVVIIATGSEVQVALGAKEILEQKGIKTRVVNMACCELFEEQPEEYKREVLPPEVTKRVAVEAGRDTGWYKYVGSDGLVISLNEFGKSAPGSVLFEYYGFTPENVANKVIEKWFS, from the coding sequence ATGCCTCAGCTTTTTAAAACCTCTAAAAAAATCGACGAGCTGGTTATAAACACTATTCGCTTTTTGAGCGTTGATATGGTCGAAAGGGCAAAATCAGGACACCCCGGAATGCCCCTCGGAGCTTCCCACATAGTTTATCTGCTTTACGACAGGATAATGAAGTACAACCCTAAAAATCCCAATTGGTTTAACAGGGATAGGTTTATACTCTCTGCGGGCCACGGAAGTGCAATGCTCTATGCAGCCTTCTACATGTTCGGATTTGACCTGACTCTTGAGGATCTAAAAGCCTTCAGGCAACTAAACAGCAAAACTCCGGGACACCCCGAATACGGACTCACTCCCGGCGTTGAGGTGACTACCGGAAACCTCGGACAGGGATTCGGGAATGCGGTTGGGATGGCGATGGCTGAGAAATTTTTGTCCCACTACTTTAACAGGGAAGGATACCCCGTTATAGATCACTACACCTACGTCCTTGTATCGGATGGGGACTTAATGGAGGGTGTTTCTTACGAGGCTGCATCCCTTGCGGGACACTTTAAGTTAAACAAGTTAATAGCAATATGGGACAACAACCACATAACTATAGACGGAGACACTAAGCTTACGTGGACGGAAGACGTCTTAAAAAGGTTTGAAGCCCTCGGTTGGGAAGTGTACCACCTGGAAGACGGGTACAACTTGGATCTTCTGGAAGAAACGATTCTAAAAGCAAAAGAAAGCGACAAGCCCACCTTTATATCCGTGAGGACGCACATAGGTTACGGAACGCCCCTTCAGGATACACCGGAAGTCCACGGGAAGCCTATGGGCAAAGAGATAGTGGAGGAAACCAAGAAGAAGTTCGGCTGGCCACTTGAGGAGTTTTACGTCCCCGAAGAGGCACTCAATTATACGAGAAGGAAAGTTGAAGAGGGGAAAGCTCTCGAAGAAGAGTGGAACAAACTTTACGCCGAATACAGGGAAAAATACCCCGACCTTGCCCAGACGCTTGAGAAGGCTCTTAACAAGGAGTGGAGTTTAGACTGGCTTGAAAAAGTAGAGGAATTCAAAGAAGACATGCCTACCAGAAAAGCCTCGGGGAAAGTGCTCAACGTAATGGCGGATTACATACCCACCATGATTGGCGGTTCGGCGGACCTTTCGGAATCCGTGAACACAGTGTTGAAAAAGTACGGAGATTTTGAAGCCGACACACCTACAGGAAGGAACGTTCACTACGGTGTCAGGGAACACGCCATGGGAACGATTCTCAACGGCATGGCTTACCACGGAGGAATACTCCCTTACGGCGGTACTTTCCTCATATTCTCGGAGTACATGAGACCCGCTATAAGAACGGCAGCACTCGCAAACCTACAGGTAATCTTCGTTTACTCTCATGACTCCATAGGTCTGGGAGAGGACGGTCCTACCCACCAACCCGTTGAACAACTTTGGAGCCTGAGGAGCATACCCAACCTCTGGGTAGTAAGACCCGCCGACGCAAACGAGGTGAAGTACGCGTGGGAGATAGCCCTGAAGAGGAAAAACGGCCCCACGGCCATAATACTCACGAGACAAAAAGTAAAAACCATAGACAGATCCAAGTACGCCTCTCCGGAAGGCGTAAGGAAAGGGGCTTACGTTATAGCTGATACAGAAGGAAAACCGGATGTTGTAATCATCGCAACAGGTTCGGAAGTTCAGGTTGCACTCGGAGCGAAAGAGATACTGGAACAAAAAGGAATAAAAACGAGAGTGGTTAATATGGCTTGCTGTGAACTCTTCGAAGAACAGCCCGAAGAGTACAAAAGGGAAGTTCTGCCTCCCGAAGTTACGAAGAGGGTAGCCGTTGAAGCGGGAAGGGACACGGGCTGGTATAAGTACGTAGGAAGCGACGGACTCGTTATTAGCCTGAACGAGTTCGGTAAGTCCGCTCCCGGAAGCGTTCTCTTTGAGTATTACGGCTTTACACCGGAAAACGTGGCCAATAAGGTAATTGAAAAGTGGTTTTCCTGA
- the rpsT gene encoding 30S ribosomal protein S20 produces MPNTRQAKKRMRRDAKRRLRNRYHLSRMRTYIKNFRRMIENGEIDKAKEYINEVISVIYHTAAKGVIHKNEAARRASRVYKLLNKALQQQQAQA; encoded by the coding sequence ATGCCAAACACCAGACAGGCAAAAAAGAGAATGAGGAGAGATGCGAAAAGGAGACTTAGGAACAGGTATCACCTCTCAAGGATGAGAACTTATATAAAGAACTTCAGGAGAATGATTGAAAACGGAGAGATTGATAAGGCTAAAGAGTACATAAACGAAGTTATCAGCGTTATTTATCACACAGCCGCTAAGGGAGTTATTCATAAAAACGAAGCTGCAAGAAGGGCTTCAAGGGTTTACAAGCTATTAAACAAAGCCCTTCAGCAGCAACAAGCTCAGGCTTGA
- the rnhC gene encoding ribonuclease HIII — protein sequence MPSLKISPSEAEKIQNYLVSSGFRKINAPYTLWALEGNGVKVYYYKTGSLLIQGKNSEKVLKEVLNLLEKKKLPGCDESGKGDIFGSLVLCCVCIPEENYLKVSSLNPRDTKRLSDKRVERLYLALKPLVKAYCYEIKPEEYNKLYRKFRNLNKMMTHFYKLLIERVKEECGVSEVVVDKYQPSNPFGEDVIFETEAERNLAVAVASIFARYKFLQSLKEVERELGIKIPKGTSKEVKELAKSLKNPERFIKLNFNV from the coding sequence TTGCCCTCCCTAAAAATTTCCCCTTCAGAAGCTGAAAAGATACAAAACTACCTTGTTTCATCAGGTTTTAGAAAAATTAATGCACCATATACGTTATGGGCCCTTGAAGGAAACGGTGTAAAGGTTTATTACTACAAGACTGGAAGTCTTTTAATACAGGGAAAAAATTCCGAAAAAGTTTTAAAAGAAGTTTTAAATCTACTGGAAAAGAAAAAACTACCGGGGTGTGATGAATCGGGAAAAGGGGATATTTTCGGTTCCTTAGTTCTTTGCTGTGTTTGCATTCCGGAGGAAAATTACTTAAAAGTATCTTCCCTAAATCCGAGGGATACCAAAAGGCTATCGGATAAAAGGGTAGAAAGGCTTTATTTAGCCCTGAAACCCCTCGTGAAGGCTTACTGCTACGAAATTAAGCCAGAAGAATACAACAAACTCTATAGAAAATTTCGGAACTTAAATAAGATGATGACGCACTTTTACAAGCTCCTTATAGAAAGAGTTAAAGAAGAGTGCGGTGTTTCCGAAGTCGTGGTAGACAAGTATCAGCCATCAAACCCTTTCGGAGAAGACGTGATATTTGAAACGGAGGCTGAGAGAAACTTGGCTGTTGCGGTGGCAAGTATATTCGCGAGGTATAAATTTCTCCAATCCTTAAAGGAAGTTGAAAGAGAACTTGGAATAAAAATCCCTAAAGGAACTTCAAAGGAAGTTAAAGAACTCGCAAAATCGTTAAAAAATCCGGAAAGATTTATAAAGTTAAACTTTAACGTCTAA
- a CDS encoding FAD-binding oxidoreductase, which yields MEVLTNSKVEKLKKALGEKKVKDSIVERKLYAYDATPIPIQRAIPSAVVFPENKEDVIKLVEVCYEEDIPIFPRGAGSGLTGGAVPTIEEGIVVSFEKMDKFTVDVDNATAVVQPGVITYQFQEYVEKLGLFYPPDPSSFKYSTIGGNVAENAGGPRCLKYGVTREYVLGLETVIKNGEVIRTGRPVLKDVAGYDLTKLLVGSEGTLGLFTEITLKLIPKPKARMTALALFDDLETVGKAVTKILTSGVFPSALEFMDRDAIRAVEDFKPVGLPRDVEALLLIEVDGHPLTVKEEIKEVGKILEELGAKVQVAQSEEEAQKLWSARKNLGPALGNLKTGKINEDIVFPRTYLHEALPKLREIAKKYNLTMVVFGHIGDGNLHVNLLYDKSNKEEEERAERAVDEVFELALNYNGSITGEHGVGLTKRKFLKWQFGETGYELLKGIKKLFDPKNLFNPGKVLEL from the coding sequence ATGGAAGTCTTGACTAACTCAAAAGTTGAAAAATTAAAAAAGGCACTGGGAGAAAAGAAGGTAAAGGACTCAATAGTTGAGAGAAAGCTCTACGCCTACGACGCTACTCCGATTCCCATTCAGAGGGCTATCCCTTCCGCGGTTGTATTTCCTGAAAATAAAGAAGATGTTATAAAGCTCGTTGAAGTTTGTTATGAGGAAGACATTCCTATATTTCCGAGAGGTGCGGGTTCAGGATTGACGGGAGGAGCTGTACCCACCATTGAGGAGGGAATTGTAGTTTCCTTTGAAAAAATGGACAAATTCACCGTGGACGTTGATAACGCAACAGCGGTTGTTCAGCCGGGCGTAATAACTTACCAGTTTCAGGAGTACGTTGAAAAGCTCGGACTCTTTTACCCGCCCGACCCTTCATCTTTCAAGTACTCAACTATAGGTGGAAATGTTGCGGAAAACGCAGGAGGACCCAGGTGTCTCAAGTACGGTGTGACGAGGGAATACGTCCTCGGACTTGAAACGGTAATAAAAAACGGAGAGGTGATAAGGACGGGAAGGCCAGTCCTGAAGGACGTTGCGGGCTACGACCTCACGAAACTGCTTGTCGGCTCGGAGGGAACGCTGGGGCTCTTTACGGAGATAACTTTAAAACTCATTCCAAAGCCAAAAGCAAGAATGACTGCTCTGGCACTCTTTGATGATTTAGAGACAGTAGGAAAAGCGGTAACGAAGATTTTAACCTCCGGAGTATTCCCTTCAGCTCTGGAATTCATGGACAGGGACGCAATAAGGGCTGTTGAAGACTTCAAACCCGTAGGACTTCCGAGGGACGTGGAAGCTCTGCTACTTATAGAGGTGGACGGGCATCCTCTGACGGTTAAAGAGGAAATAAAGGAAGTAGGAAAAATACTTGAGGAACTCGGAGCAAAGGTTCAGGTGGCTCAATCGGAAGAAGAAGCCCAGAAGCTCTGGAGTGCAAGAAAGAACCTCGGTCCCGCCCTCGGAAACTTAAAAACCGGAAAGATAAACGAAGACATAGTATTCCCGAGGACTTACCTCCACGAAGCACTTCCCAAATTAAGGGAAATAGCCAAAAAGTACAACCTCACTATGGTAGTTTTCGGACACATAGGAGACGGAAATCTACATGTAAACCTCCTCTATGACAAGTCAAACAAGGAAGAAGAGGAAAGGGCGGAAAGGGCGGTTGACGAGGTATTTGAACTGGCACTCAATTACAACGGTTCCATAACGGGAGAACACGGTGTGGGGCTTACTAAGAGGAAGTTTTTAAAGTGGCAGTTCGGAGAAACGGGATACGAACTTTTGAAAGGAATTAAAAAGTTGTTTGATCCGAAGAACCTCTTTAACCCCGGCAAAGTCCTTGAACTCTAA
- a CDS encoding class I tRNA ligase family protein, translated as MKIKDFLQENKISVGDNAIFLLEKLGIKDENLIKFLEREIGESAKMSKSKANVVDPEEAVEKYGADTVRLYILFAAPPEQDFEWTDEGIQGAYRFLQRYWNFVNKHLEKIKNLTYTVEELRNVQGKAKEVRREIHQTIADYRRDFEERYQFNTAIAKIMKLLNTLQDFSPQTEQDYKVLREGIETITLLLSPITPHIAEEVWEMLGNEGFIINQPIPEPDPEALKVEEIEIPVQVNGKLRARVKVPADADEETVKNIVLSDERVQKWVQGKEVKKFIYVKGKLVNVVVK; from the coding sequence ATGAAAATAAAAGACTTCCTTCAGGAAAACAAGATATCCGTAGGCGATAACGCTATATTCCTTTTAGAAAAACTTGGGATAAAAGATGAAAACCTCATAAAGTTCCTTGAAAGGGAAATAGGCGAAAGTGCAAAGATGTCAAAGTCAAAGGCGAACGTAGTGGATCCAGAAGAGGCCGTAGAAAAGTACGGAGCAGATACTGTGAGGCTCTACATACTTTTTGCTGCACCACCAGAGCAGGACTTTGAGTGGACAGACGAGGGAATTCAGGGAGCATACAGATTTTTGCAAAGATACTGGAACTTTGTTAATAAACACCTTGAAAAGATAAAGAACCTAACTTACACAGTGGAAGAACTCAGAAACGTTCAAGGGAAGGCAAAGGAGGTAAGAAGGGAAATTCACCAGACGATAGCAGATTACAGAAGGGACTTTGAGGAAAGGTATCAATTCAATACAGCAATTGCAAAGATAATGAAGCTTTTAAACACCTTACAGGACTTTTCACCTCAAACTGAGCAAGATTACAAAGTTCTGAGAGAGGGAATAGAGACGATAACCCTTCTCCTTTCTCCCATTACTCCCCACATAGCGGAAGAAGTCTGGGAGATGCTCGGGAATGAAGGTTTTATAATAAACCAACCGATCCCCGAACCTGACCCTGAAGCCCTGAAAGTGGAAGAGATAGAAATTCCTGTTCAGGTAAACGGCAAGTTAAGGGCAAGGGTAAAGGTCCCCGCAGATGCGGACGAGGAAACTGTGAAAAATATAGTCCTTTCCGATGAGAGAGTTCAGAAGTGGGTTCAGGGAAAAGAAGTAAAGAAGTTTATTTACGTTAAAGGCAAGCTCGTAAACGTAGTTGTTAAATGA
- a CDS encoding uroporphyrinogen-III synthase: MKLSYKRVILTRELEDIKKDKPLFEREGFKVLELPLIQTKVLEFNLPDEEFDYIVFQSKKAVKIFLGKVNLKGNKKIVAVGKKTAEELEKLGYKADFIPENESAKGLIELFKRLPKGKVLIPRSKIGRTELIKFLKETSFEVFALDVYTTEYVFYTREELLEKLNKGDFIIFYSPSAVKAFFANLQMHKIPKDSLSLKFVAIGKTTKEELQKHSVKNVITSERPSTEDIVKKLKELARDLQK; the protein is encoded by the coding sequence ATGAAACTTTCTTACAAAAGAGTTATCCTAACGAGGGAACTTGAGGATATAAAAAAGGATAAACCTCTCTTTGAAAGAGAAGGCTTTAAAGTTTTGGAGCTTCCCTTAATACAAACAAAAGTTCTTGAGTTTAACCTTCCCGATGAAGAATTTGATTACATTGTTTTTCAAAGCAAAAAAGCGGTTAAAATTTTTCTTGGCAAGGTAAATCTTAAAGGAAACAAAAAAATTGTAGCTGTAGGGAAAAAAACGGCGGAGGAATTGGAAAAATTAGGGTATAAAGCGGATTTCATTCCGGAAAATGAAAGTGCAAAGGGCTTGATAGAACTCTTTAAAAGATTACCTAAAGGAAAGGTTCTAATTCCACGTTCTAAAATAGGCAGAACAGAGTTAATAAAGTTTTTAAAGGAAACGAGCTTTGAAGTTTTTGCGTTGGATGTTTACACAACTGAATACGTTTTTTATACAAGAGAAGAACTCCTGGAAAAACTAAACAAAGGAGACTTTATTATCTTTTACAGTCCATCGGCGGTGAAGGCATTTTTTGCAAATTTGCAAATGCATAAAATTCCAAAGGATAGTTTGAGCCTTAAATTTGTAGCGATTGGTAAAACTACAAAAGAGGAATTACAGAAACACTCTGTTAAAAACGTTATTACCTCTGAAAGACCGAGTACTGAGGATATTGTCAAGAAACTAAAAGAATTGGCACGTGATTTGCAAAAATAA
- the lpxC gene encoding UDP-3-O-acyl-N-acetylglucosamine deacetylase — protein MGLEKTVKEKLSFEGVGIHTGEYSKLIIHPEKEGTGIRFFKNGVYIPARHEFVVHTNHSTDLGFKGQRIKTVEHILSVLHLLEITNVTIEVIGNEIPILDGSGWEFYEAIRKNILNQNREIDYFVVEEPIIVEDEGRLIKAEPSDTLEVTYEGEFKNFLGRQKFTFVEGNEEEIVLARTFCFDWEIEHIKKVGLGKGGSLKNTLVLGKDKVYNPEGLRYENEPVRHKVFDLIGDLYLLGSPVKGKFYSFRGGHSLNVKLVKELAKKQKLTRDLPHLPSVQAL, from the coding sequence ATGGGATTAGAAAAGACGGTTAAAGAGAAATTAAGCTTTGAGGGTGTCGGTATACACACAGGTGAATACTCAAAATTAATCATACATCCCGAAAAAGAAGGAACAGGAATCAGGTTTTTCAAGAACGGAGTTTACATACCCGCAAGACATGAGTTCGTCGTTCACACAAATCACTCCACGGATTTAGGCTTTAAAGGGCAAAGAATAAAAACGGTTGAACACATACTTTCCGTTCTCCACCTACTTGAGATAACAAACGTGACAATAGAAGTAATAGGGAACGAAATCCCTATACTTGACGGAAGTGGCTGGGAATTCTACGAAGCCATTAGGAAAAATATTCTCAATCAGAACAGAGAAATAGATTACTTTGTTGTAGAAGAACCCATTATCGTGGAAGACGAGGGAAGATTGATAAAGGCAGAACCTTCAGACACGCTTGAGGTCACCTACGAGGGAGAATTTAAAAATTTCCTGGGAAGGCAGAAGTTTACCTTTGTTGAAGGGAACGAAGAAGAAATAGTCCTTGCGCGGACTTTTTGCTTTGACTGGGAAATAGAACACATTAAAAAAGTCGGTCTTGGGAAGGGAGGAAGCCTGAAAAACACCCTCGTTCTCGGAAAGGATAAAGTGTACAACCCTGAAGGGCTAAGATACGAAAACGAACCTGTAAGACACAAAGTGTTTGACCTTATAGGAGACCTTTACCTCCTTGGAAGTCCCGTAAAAGGTAAGTTTTACTCCTTCAGGGGAGGGCACTCGCTCAACGTAAAACTCGTAAAAGAGCTTGCAAAGAAACAAAAACTTACTCGTGATTTACCTCACCTTCCTTCCGTCCAAGCTCTCTGA